The following proteins come from a genomic window of Nymphalis io chromosome 6, ilAglIoxx1.1, whole genome shotgun sequence:
- the LOC126768879 gene encoding PHD finger protein 14 isoform X4, with translation MNNQTRGPAKRKVKPVEQPQSLLDFDLGEGESSDDSDFRIEDHPEESDDYSINTDDDDKKKNANSGSSEEQSETDNEDEYKNTTGKLGEEMSVADLLEKAKLQEFKFPELANVMICAGCLGSRSDDFNEIVECDGCGVTVHEGCYGVSDVTSESSTVSSASTEPWFCEACKAGVTDPNCELCPNKGGIFKETEVGAWVHLVCALYVPGVAFSEQVERLSGVTLFEMAYSRWGARSCALCAHATLARTGVCVGCDAGLCKTFFHVTCGQREGLLAEAHSEEAEQADPFYAHCRLHSDKALVKKRKRNWLALQLRTEKRKLDLQNKLSTEEKKRIQRKLIKYRKKYSQQKENRNPPWVPTQKMARMVYSSAGAMRKFQRKAQCMGVDTHALEFQDAQMAALKDVSRRWHVPPAFSVEFVGYYLERNTRVTSLRKSLERLTKENEQLLVDDEKLRTDYDEASKENTDVLAELASTRQGLQKIYDAIIALSPKKTIPTIMEEKPLIPCIVPRSTPKVTPQQLHKRRSISVPTAAALKMGVGFPLSDNPDARQGKVLSTSLEATGALARECAVCARSSEQHLMAACDTCRHHYHLHCLRPPLQRPPKKSKLYGWQCSECDKTSDSEPEVLEKKVPRRSRIRYSKDGAIISEPHSPGSVPNSPPPKPKPEKIHKVEKSKSNISSENVSPIKVTIKPFEFSSDGNECTEIKSKREKKAKSKKDYSSTSGGESEISTKKIHKRSFTSPILTNTPLMSITPIVADSPNDSHNEHSNDSANVVPTKDSSFYSQNLSFSALLNDSKERDSKAIESSIENTLANLSSDIAMYKANRKRRKEKHRSRYSPDLMRSPSKSHKHKRKKKTQDIENPDPPHPRITIKIKPIPKPDGSLDTQMFYVPTDSNDGPPPAVIKKLSKHVEHEAPTSPLPAIPTTPDPLANTSRSRESRVRRSGGAGESAPHANALPPLSACDVCEQPGDTSNLVRCDECSKRYHFTCLEPPLNKNPKKRGYSWHCADCDPTDLEENN, from the exons atgaataatc AGACTAGAGGTCCAGCAAAGCGTAAGGTCAAGCCCGTTGAACAACCACAATCCTTATTGGACTTCGATCTTGGTGAGGGCGAGAGTTCTGACGATTCCGATTTTCGAATAGAAGACCATCCGGAGGAAAGTGACGACTATTCTATAAACACTGATGATGATGACAAAA aaaaaaatgcaaatagtGGTAGCTCTGAAGAACAATCAGAAACAGATAATGAAGATGAATACAAAAACACAACAGGCAAACTCGGTGAAGAGATGAGTGTAGCAGATCTTCTTGAGAAAGCCAAATTACAGGAATTCaag TTTCCAGAACTAGCCAATGTGATGATATGTGCGGGTTGCCTTGGCTCAAGGAGtgatgattttaatgaaattgttgaATGTGATGGCTGTGGTGTCACTGTTCATGAAg gttgTTATGGAGTTTCTGATGTAACAAGTGAATCAAGTACAGTCAGTTCGGCATCAACGGAACCTTGGTTCTGTGAAGCTTGCAAAGCTGGGGTCACAGATCCTAATTGTGAGCTATGCCCCAATAAag gTGGTATTTTTAAGGAAACAGAAGTTGGTGCATGGGTTCATCTCGTGTGTGCACTTTATGTGCCGGGAGTAGCATTTTCAGAG CAGGTGGAGCGGCTGTCGGGCGTGACGCTGTTCGAGATGGCGTACTCGCGGTGGGGCGCGCGCTCGTGTGCGCTGTGCGCGCACGCCACGCTGGCGCGCACCGGCGTCTGCGTGGGCTGCGACGCCGGCCTCTGCAAGACCTTCTTCCACGTCACCTG tgGACAACGTGAAGGACTCCTAGCTGAAGCGCATTCGGAAGAAGCAGAACAAGCGGATCCGTTCTACGCACATTGTCGCTTGCATTCAGACAAAGCGCTAGTCAAGAAACGTAAGAGAAATTGGTTAGCGCTGCAGCTGAGGACGGAAAaaag aaaattggaTTTGCAAAATAAACTAAGTACAGAGGAGAAAAAAAGGATTCAGCGGAAGCTAATCAAGTATAGAAAGAAATACTCGCAGCAGAAGGAAAACAGGAATCCACCATGGG TGCCGACGCAGAAGATGGCTCGCATGGTGTACAGCAGCGCGGGCGCCATGCGCAAGTTCCAGCGGAAGGCGCAGTGCATGGGGGTCGACACGCACGCGCTCGAGTTCCAGGACGCGCAG ATGGCGGCCCTGAAGGACGTGTCCCGCCGGTGGCACGTGCCGCCCGCGTTTTCCGTGGAGTTCGTCGGCTACTACCTGGAGAGGAACACTCGCGTCACGTCCTTGAGGAAGTCCCTCGAGAGACTCACCAAGGAAAATGAGCAGCTGCTGGTGGACGACGAGAAACTTAGGACTGATTACGACGAG GCATCAAAAGAGAATACAGACGTTTTAGCAGAGCTAGCGTCCACGCGGCAGGGCCTTCAGAAAATATACGATGCGATCATAGCTTTATCACCAAAGAAAACGATACCAACCATTATGGAAGAGAAACCACTTATACCGTGTATAGTACCTCGATCCACACCCAAAGTGACCCCACAGCAGCTACACAAACG CAGGTCGATATCTGTACCCACCGCGGCTGCACTTAAGATGGGCGTTGGTTTTCCTCTTAGCGACAACCCGGACGCTCGCCAAGGAAAAGTTCTGTCTACTTCGTTAGAAG CGACGGGCGCGCTGGCCCGCGAGTGCGCGGTGTGCGCGCGCAGCAGCGAGCAGCACCTCATGGCGGCGTGCGACACGTGCCGCCACCACTACCACCTGCACTGCCTGCGCCCGCCGCTGCAGCGCCCGCCCAAGAAGAGCAAGCTCTACGGCTG GCAATGTTCCGAATGCGACAAAACATCAGATTCAGAACCTGAAGTGCTGGAAAAGAAAGTTCCGCGCCGGTCGCGTATTCGCTACAGCAAAGACGGTGCGATCATATCCGAACCTCATAGTCCGGGCTCCGTCCCGAATTCCCCACCACCGAAGCCTAAACCGGAGAAAATACATAAAGTGGAAAAATCAAAGAGTAACATATCTTCGGAAAATGTTTCGCCGATAAAGGTGACGATAAAACCGTTCGAGTTCAGTAGCGATGGCAACGAGTGTACAGAAATAAAGTCGAAAAGAGAGAAGAAGGCGAAATCTAAAAAGGACTACTCGTCGACCTCGGGCGGTGAGAGCGAGATATCGACGAAGAAAATACACAAACGTAGTTTCACGTCGCCCATTCTCACGAACACGCCGCTCATGTCGATAACTCCGATAGTCGCGGACAGTCCGAACGATTCGCACAACGAACATTCGAACGATTCAGCGAACGTCGTTCCGACGAAAGATTCGAGTTTCTATTCGCAAAACTTATCATTTTCAGCGCTCCTCAACGATTCCAAGGAGAGGGACAGTAAAGCTATCGAGAGCTCGATAGAGAACACACTCGCTAACTTATCGTCGGACATCGCGATGTACAAAGCGAATAGGAAGCGAAGAAAGGAGAAACACAGATCTCGTTACTCGCCCGATCTGATGCGATCTCCCTCGAAGTCCCATAAACATAAAAGGAAGAAGAAGACGCAAGATATAGAGAATCCCGATCCCCCGCATCCGAGGATCACGATCAAA ataaaACCTATTCCCAAACCGGACGGGTCTCTAGACACGCAGATGTTCTACGTTCCAACGGATAGCAACGACGGACCTCCTCCAGCCGTCATTAAAAAACTATCTAAG CACGTAGAACACGAAGCGCCCACGTCTCCGCTGCCAGCGATACCGACGACACCCGACCCTCTCGCTAATACATCC CGTTCGCGTGAGAGTCGCGTGCGCAGAAGCGGTGGCGCCGGCGAGTCCGCGCCGCACGCGAACGCTCTGCCGCCCCTCTCAGCCTGCGACGTGTGCGAACAGCCCGGCGACACCAGCAACCTCGTCAG ATGCGACGAGTGCAGCAAACGTTACCACTTCACTTGCTTGGAGCCGCCTCTGAATAAGAATCCGAAGAAGCGAGGCTACTCGTGGCATTGTGCCGACTGCGATCCCACT
- the LOC126768879 gene encoding PHD finger protein 14 isoform X2 produces the protein MNNQTRGPAKRKVKPVEQPQSLLDFDLGEGESSDDSDFRIEDHPEESDDYSINTDDDDKKKNANSGSSEEQSETDNEDEYKNTTGKLGEEMSVADLLEKAKLQEFKFPELANVMICAGCLGSRSDDFNEIVECDGCGVTVHEGCYGVSDVTSESSTVSSASTEPWFCEACKAGVTDPNCELCPNKGGIFKETEVGAWVHLVCALYVPGVAFSEVERLSGVTLFEMAYSRWGARSCALCAHATLARTGVCVGCDAGLCKTFFHVTCGQREGLLAEAHSEEAEQADPFYAHCRLHSDKALVKKRKRNWLALQLRTEKRKLDLQNKLSTEEKKRIQRKLIKYRKKYSQQKENRNPPWVPTQKMARMVYSSAGAMRKFQRKAQCMGVDTHALEFQDAQMAALKDVSRRWHVPPAFSVEFVGYYLERNTRVTSLRKSLERLTKENEQLLVDDEKLRTDYDEASKENTDVLAELASTRQGLQKIYDAIIALSPKKTIPTIMEEKPLIPCIVPRSTPKVTPQQLHKRRSISVPTAAALKMGVGFPLSDNPDARQGKVLSTSLEATGALARECAVCARSSEQHLMAACDTCRHHYHLHCLRPPLQRPPKKSKLYGWQCSECDKTSDSEPEVLEKKVPRRSRIRYSKDGAIISEPHSPGSVPNSPPPKPKPEKIHKVEKSKSNISSENVSPIKVTIKPFEFSSDGNECTEIKSKREKKAKSKKDYSSTSGGESEISTKKIHKRSFTSPILTNTPLMSITPIVADSPNDSHNEHSNDSANVVPTKDSSFYSQNLSFSALLNDSKERDSKAIESSIENTLANLSSDIAMYKANRKRRKEKHRSRYSPDLMRSPSKSHKHKRKKKTQDIENPDPPHPRITIKIKPIPKPDGSLDTQMFYVPTDSNDGPPPAVIKKLSKHVEHEAPTSPLPAIPTTPDPLANTSLPNQDEKPIEPVAITKPKRSRESRVRRSGGAGESAPHANALPPLSACDVCEQPGDTSNLVRCDECSKRYHFTCLEPPLNKNPKKRGYSWHCADCDPTDLEENN, from the exons atgaataatc AGACTAGAGGTCCAGCAAAGCGTAAGGTCAAGCCCGTTGAACAACCACAATCCTTATTGGACTTCGATCTTGGTGAGGGCGAGAGTTCTGACGATTCCGATTTTCGAATAGAAGACCATCCGGAGGAAAGTGACGACTATTCTATAAACACTGATGATGATGACAAAA aaaaaaatgcaaatagtGGTAGCTCTGAAGAACAATCAGAAACAGATAATGAAGATGAATACAAAAACACAACAGGCAAACTCGGTGAAGAGATGAGTGTAGCAGATCTTCTTGAGAAAGCCAAATTACAGGAATTCaag TTTCCAGAACTAGCCAATGTGATGATATGTGCGGGTTGCCTTGGCTCAAGGAGtgatgattttaatgaaattgttgaATGTGATGGCTGTGGTGTCACTGTTCATGAAg gttgTTATGGAGTTTCTGATGTAACAAGTGAATCAAGTACAGTCAGTTCGGCATCAACGGAACCTTGGTTCTGTGAAGCTTGCAAAGCTGGGGTCACAGATCCTAATTGTGAGCTATGCCCCAATAAag gTGGTATTTTTAAGGAAACAGAAGTTGGTGCATGGGTTCATCTCGTGTGTGCACTTTATGTGCCGGGAGTAGCATTTTCAGAG GTGGAGCGGCTGTCGGGCGTGACGCTGTTCGAGATGGCGTACTCGCGGTGGGGCGCGCGCTCGTGTGCGCTGTGCGCGCACGCCACGCTGGCGCGCACCGGCGTCTGCGTGGGCTGCGACGCCGGCCTCTGCAAGACCTTCTTCCACGTCACCTG tgGACAACGTGAAGGACTCCTAGCTGAAGCGCATTCGGAAGAAGCAGAACAAGCGGATCCGTTCTACGCACATTGTCGCTTGCATTCAGACAAAGCGCTAGTCAAGAAACGTAAGAGAAATTGGTTAGCGCTGCAGCTGAGGACGGAAAaaag aaaattggaTTTGCAAAATAAACTAAGTACAGAGGAGAAAAAAAGGATTCAGCGGAAGCTAATCAAGTATAGAAAGAAATACTCGCAGCAGAAGGAAAACAGGAATCCACCATGGG TGCCGACGCAGAAGATGGCTCGCATGGTGTACAGCAGCGCGGGCGCCATGCGCAAGTTCCAGCGGAAGGCGCAGTGCATGGGGGTCGACACGCACGCGCTCGAGTTCCAGGACGCGCAG ATGGCGGCCCTGAAGGACGTGTCCCGCCGGTGGCACGTGCCGCCCGCGTTTTCCGTGGAGTTCGTCGGCTACTACCTGGAGAGGAACACTCGCGTCACGTCCTTGAGGAAGTCCCTCGAGAGACTCACCAAGGAAAATGAGCAGCTGCTGGTGGACGACGAGAAACTTAGGACTGATTACGACGAG GCATCAAAAGAGAATACAGACGTTTTAGCAGAGCTAGCGTCCACGCGGCAGGGCCTTCAGAAAATATACGATGCGATCATAGCTTTATCACCAAAGAAAACGATACCAACCATTATGGAAGAGAAACCACTTATACCGTGTATAGTACCTCGATCCACACCCAAAGTGACCCCACAGCAGCTACACAAACG CAGGTCGATATCTGTACCCACCGCGGCTGCACTTAAGATGGGCGTTGGTTTTCCTCTTAGCGACAACCCGGACGCTCGCCAAGGAAAAGTTCTGTCTACTTCGTTAGAAG CGACGGGCGCGCTGGCCCGCGAGTGCGCGGTGTGCGCGCGCAGCAGCGAGCAGCACCTCATGGCGGCGTGCGACACGTGCCGCCACCACTACCACCTGCACTGCCTGCGCCCGCCGCTGCAGCGCCCGCCCAAGAAGAGCAAGCTCTACGGCTG GCAATGTTCCGAATGCGACAAAACATCAGATTCAGAACCTGAAGTGCTGGAAAAGAAAGTTCCGCGCCGGTCGCGTATTCGCTACAGCAAAGACGGTGCGATCATATCCGAACCTCATAGTCCGGGCTCCGTCCCGAATTCCCCACCACCGAAGCCTAAACCGGAGAAAATACATAAAGTGGAAAAATCAAAGAGTAACATATCTTCGGAAAATGTTTCGCCGATAAAGGTGACGATAAAACCGTTCGAGTTCAGTAGCGATGGCAACGAGTGTACAGAAATAAAGTCGAAAAGAGAGAAGAAGGCGAAATCTAAAAAGGACTACTCGTCGACCTCGGGCGGTGAGAGCGAGATATCGACGAAGAAAATACACAAACGTAGTTTCACGTCGCCCATTCTCACGAACACGCCGCTCATGTCGATAACTCCGATAGTCGCGGACAGTCCGAACGATTCGCACAACGAACATTCGAACGATTCAGCGAACGTCGTTCCGACGAAAGATTCGAGTTTCTATTCGCAAAACTTATCATTTTCAGCGCTCCTCAACGATTCCAAGGAGAGGGACAGTAAAGCTATCGAGAGCTCGATAGAGAACACACTCGCTAACTTATCGTCGGACATCGCGATGTACAAAGCGAATAGGAAGCGAAGAAAGGAGAAACACAGATCTCGTTACTCGCCCGATCTGATGCGATCTCCCTCGAAGTCCCATAAACATAAAAGGAAGAAGAAGACGCAAGATATAGAGAATCCCGATCCCCCGCATCCGAGGATCACGATCAAA ataaaACCTATTCCCAAACCGGACGGGTCTCTAGACACGCAGATGTTCTACGTTCCAACGGATAGCAACGACGGACCTCCTCCAGCCGTCATTAAAAAACTATCTAAG CACGTAGAACACGAAGCGCCCACGTCTCCGCTGCCAGCGATACCGACGACACCCGACCCTCTCGCTAATACATCC CTTCCCAATCAGGATGAAAAACCGATCGAACCGGTTGCGATAACAAAACCGAAG CGTTCGCGTGAGAGTCGCGTGCGCAGAAGCGGTGGCGCCGGCGAGTCCGCGCCGCACGCGAACGCTCTGCCGCCCCTCTCAGCCTGCGACGTGTGCGAACAGCCCGGCGACACCAGCAACCTCGTCAG ATGCGACGAGTGCAGCAAACGTTACCACTTCACTTGCTTGGAGCCGCCTCTGAATAAGAATCCGAAGAAGCGAGGCTACTCGTGGCATTGTGCCGACTGCGATCCCACT
- the LOC126768879 gene encoding PHD finger protein 14 isoform X7, with translation MNNQTRGPAKRKVKPVEQPQSLLDFDLGEGESSDDSDFRIEDHPEESDDYSINTDDDDKKKNANSGSSEEQSETDNEDEYKNTTGKLGEEMSVADLLEKAKLQEFKFPELANVMICAGCLGSRSDDFNEIVECDGCGVTVHEGCYGVSDVTSESSTVSSASTEPWFCEACKAGVTDPNCELCPNKGGIFKETEVGAWVHLVCALYVPGVAFSEQVERLSGVTLFEMAYSRWGARSCALCAHATLARTGVCVGCDAGLCKTFFHVTCGQREGLLAEAHSEEAEQADPFYAHCRLHSDKALVKKRKRNWLALQLRTEKRKLDLQNKLSTEEKKRIQRKLIKYRKKYSQQKENRNPPWVPTQKMARMVYSSAGAMRKFQRKAQCMGVDTHALEFQDAQMAALKDVSRRWHVPPAFSVEFVGYYLERNTRVTSLRKSLERLTKENEQLLVDDEKLRTDYDEASKENTDVLAELASTRQGLQKIYDAIIALSPKKTIPTIMEEKPLIPCIVPRSTPKVTPQQLHKRRSISVPTAAALKMGVGFPLSDNPDARQGKVLSTSLEALLNDSKERDSKAIESSIENTLANLSSDIAMYKANRKRRKEKHRSRYSPDLMRSPSKSHKHKRKKKTQDIENPDPPHPRITIKIKPIPKPDGSLDTQMFYVPTDSNDGPPPAVIKKLSKHVEHEAPTSPLPAIPTTPDPLANTSLPNQDEKPIEPVAITKPKRSRESRVRRSGGAGESAPHANALPPLSACDVCEQPGDTSNLVRCDECSKRYHFTCLEPPLNKNPKKRGYSWHCADCDPTDLEENN, from the exons atgaataatc AGACTAGAGGTCCAGCAAAGCGTAAGGTCAAGCCCGTTGAACAACCACAATCCTTATTGGACTTCGATCTTGGTGAGGGCGAGAGTTCTGACGATTCCGATTTTCGAATAGAAGACCATCCGGAGGAAAGTGACGACTATTCTATAAACACTGATGATGATGACAAAA aaaaaaatgcaaatagtGGTAGCTCTGAAGAACAATCAGAAACAGATAATGAAGATGAATACAAAAACACAACAGGCAAACTCGGTGAAGAGATGAGTGTAGCAGATCTTCTTGAGAAAGCCAAATTACAGGAATTCaag TTTCCAGAACTAGCCAATGTGATGATATGTGCGGGTTGCCTTGGCTCAAGGAGtgatgattttaatgaaattgttgaATGTGATGGCTGTGGTGTCACTGTTCATGAAg gttgTTATGGAGTTTCTGATGTAACAAGTGAATCAAGTACAGTCAGTTCGGCATCAACGGAACCTTGGTTCTGTGAAGCTTGCAAAGCTGGGGTCACAGATCCTAATTGTGAGCTATGCCCCAATAAag gTGGTATTTTTAAGGAAACAGAAGTTGGTGCATGGGTTCATCTCGTGTGTGCACTTTATGTGCCGGGAGTAGCATTTTCAGAG CAGGTGGAGCGGCTGTCGGGCGTGACGCTGTTCGAGATGGCGTACTCGCGGTGGGGCGCGCGCTCGTGTGCGCTGTGCGCGCACGCCACGCTGGCGCGCACCGGCGTCTGCGTGGGCTGCGACGCCGGCCTCTGCAAGACCTTCTTCCACGTCACCTG tgGACAACGTGAAGGACTCCTAGCTGAAGCGCATTCGGAAGAAGCAGAACAAGCGGATCCGTTCTACGCACATTGTCGCTTGCATTCAGACAAAGCGCTAGTCAAGAAACGTAAGAGAAATTGGTTAGCGCTGCAGCTGAGGACGGAAAaaag aaaattggaTTTGCAAAATAAACTAAGTACAGAGGAGAAAAAAAGGATTCAGCGGAAGCTAATCAAGTATAGAAAGAAATACTCGCAGCAGAAGGAAAACAGGAATCCACCATGGG TGCCGACGCAGAAGATGGCTCGCATGGTGTACAGCAGCGCGGGCGCCATGCGCAAGTTCCAGCGGAAGGCGCAGTGCATGGGGGTCGACACGCACGCGCTCGAGTTCCAGGACGCGCAG ATGGCGGCCCTGAAGGACGTGTCCCGCCGGTGGCACGTGCCGCCCGCGTTTTCCGTGGAGTTCGTCGGCTACTACCTGGAGAGGAACACTCGCGTCACGTCCTTGAGGAAGTCCCTCGAGAGACTCACCAAGGAAAATGAGCAGCTGCTGGTGGACGACGAGAAACTTAGGACTGATTACGACGAG GCATCAAAAGAGAATACAGACGTTTTAGCAGAGCTAGCGTCCACGCGGCAGGGCCTTCAGAAAATATACGATGCGATCATAGCTTTATCACCAAAGAAAACGATACCAACCATTATGGAAGAGAAACCACTTATACCGTGTATAGTACCTCGATCCACACCCAAAGTGACCCCACAGCAGCTACACAAACG CAGGTCGATATCTGTACCCACCGCGGCTGCACTTAAGATGGGCGTTGGTTTTCCTCTTAGCGACAACCCGGACGCTCGCCAAGGAAAAGTTCTGTCTACTTCGTTAGAAG CGCTCCTCAACGATTCCAAGGAGAGGGACAGTAAAGCTATCGAGAGCTCGATAGAGAACACACTCGCTAACTTATCGTCGGACATCGCGATGTACAAAGCGAATAGGAAGCGAAGAAAGGAGAAACACAGATCTCGTTACTCGCCCGATCTGATGCGATCTCCCTCGAAGTCCCATAAACATAAAAGGAAGAAGAAGACGCAAGATATAGAGAATCCCGATCCCCCGCATCCGAGGATCACGATCAAA ataaaACCTATTCCCAAACCGGACGGGTCTCTAGACACGCAGATGTTCTACGTTCCAACGGATAGCAACGACGGACCTCCTCCAGCCGTCATTAAAAAACTATCTAAG CACGTAGAACACGAAGCGCCCACGTCTCCGCTGCCAGCGATACCGACGACACCCGACCCTCTCGCTAATACATCC CTTCCCAATCAGGATGAAAAACCGATCGAACCGGTTGCGATAACAAAACCGAAG CGTTCGCGTGAGAGTCGCGTGCGCAGAAGCGGTGGCGCCGGCGAGTCCGCGCCGCACGCGAACGCTCTGCCGCCCCTCTCAGCCTGCGACGTGTGCGAACAGCCCGGCGACACCAGCAACCTCGTCAG ATGCGACGAGTGCAGCAAACGTTACCACTTCACTTGCTTGGAGCCGCCTCTGAATAAGAATCCGAAGAAGCGAGGCTACTCGTGGCATTGTGCCGACTGCGATCCCACT